In Chlorocebus sabaeus isolate Y175 chromosome 11, mChlSab1.0.hap1, whole genome shotgun sequence, one DNA window encodes the following:
- the HOXC13 gene encoding homeobox protein Hox-C13, translated as MTTSLLLHPRWPESLMYVYEDSAVESGSGGGGGGGGGAGGAGGGCSGASPGKAPSMDGLGSSCPASHCRDLLPHPVLGRPPAPLGAPQGGVYTDIPAPEAARQCAPPPAPPTSSSATLGYGYPFGGSYYGCRLSHNVNLQQKPCAYHPGDKYPEPSGALPGDDLSSRAKEFAFYPSFASSYQAMPGYLDVSVVPGISGHPEPRHDALIPVEGYQHWALSNGWDSQVYCSKEQSQSAHLWKSPFPDVVPLQPEVSSYRRGRKKRVPYTKVQLKELEKEYAASKFITKEKRRRISATTNLSERQVTIWFQNRRVKEKKVVSKSKAPHLHST; from the exons ATGACGACTTCGCTGCTCCTGCATCCACGCTGGCCGGAGAGCCTTATGTACGTCTATGAGGACAGCGCGGTGGAgagcggcagcggcggcggcggcggaggaggCGGCGGCGCGGGCGGAGCGGGGGGCGGCTGCAGCGGAGCGAGCCCCGGCAAAGCCCCGAGCATGGATGGTCTGGGCAGCAGCTGCCCGGCCAGCCACTGCCGCGACTTGCTTCCGCACCCGGTGCTGGGCCGCCCGCCGGCTCCCCTGGGCGCCCCTCAGGGCGGCGTCTATACGGACATCCCTGCCCCGGAGGCGGCGCGCCAGTGTGCCCCACCGCCCGCGCCCCCCACCTCGTCCAGCGCCACCCTGGGCTACGGCTACCCCTTCGGGGGCAGCTACTACGGCTGCCGCCTGTCGCACAACGTGAACCTGCAGCAGAAGCCTTGCGCCTACCACCCGGGCGATAAATACCCGGAGCCGTCGGGCGCCCTGCCGGGTGACGACCTGTCCTCCAGGGCCAAGGAGTTCGCCTTCTACCCCAGCTTTGCCAGCTCCTACCAGGCGATGCCCGGCTACCTGGACGTGTCGGTGGTGCCCGGGATCAGTGGGCACCCGGAGCCGCGTCACGACGCTCTCATACCCGTCGAAGGCTATCAGCACTGGGCTCTCTCCAATGGCTGGGACAGTCAGGTGTACTGCTCCAAGGAGCAGTCGCAGTCCGCCCACCTCTGGAAGTCTCCCTTCCCAG ATGTGGTTCCCCTGCAGCCCGAGGTGAGCAGCTACCGGCGTGGGCGCAAGAAACGTGTGCCCTACACTAAGGTGCAGCTGAAGGAGCTAGAGAAGGAATACGCGGCTAGCAAGTTCATCACCAAAGAGAAGCGCCGGCGCATCTCCGCCACCACGAACCTCTCTGAGCGCCAGGTAACCATCTGGTTCCAGAACCGGCGGGTCAAAGAGAAGAAGGTGGTCAGCAAATCGAAAGCGCCTCATCTCCACTCCACCTGA